Proteins from one Streptomyces genisteinicus genomic window:
- a CDS encoding Nif3-like dinuclear metal center hexameric protein encodes MPRLSEVIAALDALWPPERAEQWDAVGTVCGDPDARVARVLFAVDPVQDVVDEAVSLGADLLVTHHPLYLRGTTTVAAGHFKGRVVHTLIRNDIALHVAHTNADTADPGVSDALAGALGLRVVGPLVPDPSDTGGRRGLGRVCEVDPPETLREFAARAARRLPPTAQGIRLAGDPDATVRTVAVSGGSGDSLFDQVRAAGVDAFLTADLRHHPASEATQHSPLGLVDAAHWATEWPWCEQAAAQLDEISDRHGWDLRVHVSKTVTDPWSAHHDSSGAPN; translated from the coding sequence GTGCCCCGTCTGTCTGAAGTCATCGCCGCGCTCGACGCCCTCTGGCCCCCCGAGCGGGCCGAACAGTGGGACGCGGTCGGCACGGTCTGCGGCGACCCGGACGCCCGTGTCGCACGGGTCCTGTTCGCCGTCGACCCCGTGCAGGACGTCGTCGACGAGGCCGTGAGCCTCGGCGCCGACCTGCTGGTCACCCACCACCCCCTCTACCTGCGCGGCACCACCACGGTCGCCGCCGGGCACTTCAAGGGACGGGTCGTCCACACGCTCATCCGGAACGACATCGCGCTGCACGTCGCCCACACCAACGCCGACACCGCCGACCCGGGCGTCTCCGACGCCCTCGCCGGCGCGCTCGGCCTGCGGGTCGTCGGCCCCCTCGTCCCCGACCCCTCCGACACCGGCGGACGCCGCGGCCTCGGCCGCGTCTGCGAGGTCGACCCGCCGGAGACCCTGCGCGAGTTCGCGGCCCGGGCCGCGCGACGGCTGCCGCCGACCGCCCAGGGCATCCGCCTCGCCGGCGACCCGGACGCCACCGTGCGCACCGTCGCCGTCAGCGGCGGCTCCGGCGACAGCCTCTTCGACCAGGTGCGGGCCGCCGGCGTGGACGCCTTCCTCACCGCCGACCTGCGCCACCACCCCGCCTCCGAGGCGACACAGCACTCCCCGCTGGGACTGGTCGACGCCGCGCACTGGGCCACCGAGTGGCCCTGGTGCGAGCAGGCCGCCGCCCAGCTCGACGAGATCTCCGACCGGCACGGCTGGGACCTGCGGGTCCACGTCTCGAAGACCGTCACCGACCCCTGGTCCGCCCACCACGATTCCTCTGGAGCCCCCAACTGA
- a CDS encoding MFS transporter — translation MVQARPHTETSLPSSSAPSPRTWAVLLAACAGQFLVVLDVSVVNVALPSMRAELDMSATGLQWVLNAYSIAFAGFMLLGGRAADIFGRKRMFLIGLGLFTVTSLAGGLAQEGWQLLAARAAQGLGAAVLAPATLTLITAAVPPGPARTRAIATWAAVGAAGGAAGGLVGGVLTDLLSWRWVLLINVPVGVLVLACALGWLAESRVDVPRRLDLPGAVLVTLGLAAVAYGIVQTEEAGWGTRAALVPLLAGLVLLALFVVVEARTAAPLMPLKVFRSRAVSAANAAMTVTGSVSFAMWFFMTVYAQNVLGYTPLEAGLALIPSSLAVVVGSKLAPRLMVRAGARNVAVLGALIAAAGYGWQSTMGAHGSYVTTIALPGVLMMAGLGLALTPLASLATSGAAPGDAGLVSGLVNTSRTMGGALGLAVLSTVAASRTGGATSPEALTAGYALAFRTATVVLLGAVVLMLVFLPGKDARDAADTS, via the coding sequence ATGGTCCAAGCCCGTCCGCACACCGAGACATCCCTTCCGTCGTCCTCCGCCCCGTCCCCCCGGACGTGGGCGGTTCTTCTCGCCGCCTGCGCAGGCCAGTTCCTCGTCGTCCTCGACGTGTCCGTGGTCAACGTCGCGCTGCCGTCCATGCGCGCCGAACTCGACATGAGCGCCACCGGGCTCCAGTGGGTGCTCAACGCCTACTCCATCGCCTTCGCGGGCTTCATGCTGCTCGGCGGCCGGGCCGCCGACATCTTCGGGCGCAAGCGGATGTTCCTCATCGGGCTCGGCCTCTTCACCGTGACCTCCCTCGCGGGCGGACTGGCGCAGGAAGGCTGGCAACTCCTCGCCGCCCGCGCCGCGCAGGGCCTCGGCGCGGCCGTCCTCGCCCCGGCCACCCTCACCCTGATCACCGCGGCGGTGCCGCCCGGCCCGGCACGCACCCGGGCCATCGCCACCTGGGCGGCCGTCGGCGCCGCGGGCGGCGCGGCCGGCGGTCTCGTCGGCGGCGTCCTGACCGACCTGCTCTCCTGGCGCTGGGTCCTCCTGATCAACGTGCCCGTCGGCGTCCTGGTGCTCGCCTGCGCCCTCGGGTGGCTCGCCGAGAGCCGGGTGGACGTGCCCCGCCGCCTCGACCTGCCCGGCGCGGTGCTGGTCACCCTCGGACTGGCCGCCGTCGCCTACGGCATCGTGCAGACCGAGGAGGCCGGCTGGGGCACCCGGGCGGCCCTGGTCCCGCTCCTCGCCGGCCTCGTGCTGCTCGCCCTCTTCGTGGTCGTCGAGGCGCGCACCGCCGCGCCGCTGATGCCGCTCAAGGTGTTCCGCTCCCGCGCGGTGTCGGCCGCCAACGCGGCCATGACGGTGACCGGTTCGGTCTCCTTCGCCATGTGGTTCTTCATGACGGTCTACGCGCAGAACGTGCTCGGCTACACCCCGCTGGAGGCCGGACTCGCCCTCATACCGAGCTCGCTCGCCGTCGTCGTCGGCTCCAAGCTCGCGCCGCGCCTGATGGTCCGCGCCGGAGCCCGGAACGTCGCCGTCCTGGGCGCGCTGATCGCCGCCGCCGGATACGGCTGGCAGTCGACGATGGGCGCGCACGGTTCCTACGTGACGACGATCGCCCTGCCCGGTGTGCTGATGATGGCCGGCCTGGGGCTCGCCCTCACCCCGCTCGCCTCCCTCGCCACCTCGGGCGCCGCTCCCGGTGACGCCGGTCTGGTCTCCGGCCTCGTGAACACCTCGCGCACCATGGGCGGCGCCCTCGGCCTCGCGGTGCTGTCCACGGTGGCGGCGTCCCGCACCGGCGGGGCGACCTCGCCCGAGGCGCTGACCGCGGGCTACGCACTCGCCTTCCGCACCGCGACCGTCGTGCTGCTGGGAGCCGTCGTGCTGATGCTGGTCTTCCTGCCGGGGAAGGACGCCCGCGACGCCGCGGACACCTCCTGA
- a CDS encoding SHOCT domain-containing protein, producing the protein MPDLLRGIARTAVISGTATAVSNRVSRRQAGRWAQQDAERYGPPQPAPQPQPVAAAAAPATDPGDEMTHKIDQLKQLGDLKAQGVLTEEEFAAQKARILG; encoded by the coding sequence ATGCCCGACCTTCTCCGCGGCATCGCCCGCACCGCCGTCATCTCCGGGACCGCGACCGCGGTCTCCAACCGGGTGTCCCGCCGCCAGGCCGGACGCTGGGCGCAGCAGGACGCCGAACGCTACGGCCCGCCGCAGCCCGCGCCCCAGCCGCAGCCCGTCGCGGCCGCCGCCGCCCCCGCCACCGACCCGGGCGACGAGATGACCCACAAGATCGACCAGCTCAAGCAGCTCGGCGACCTGAAGGCCCAAGGGGTGCTGACCGAGGAGGAGTTCGCCGCACAGAAGGCCCGCATCCTCGGCTGA
- a CDS encoding DUF6325 family protein, with translation MGPVDYLVLEFPGNRMTGEGLPLLVDLVDRGIVRILDLAFVTKESDGTVRAVELREAGDEAELTVFEGVSSGLLGQDDLDEAGAVLDPGSSAAVLVYENTWAAPLAKALRRSGARMVAGGRIPVQALLASLDATEPGGPAAA, from the coding sequence ATGGGGCCTGTCGACTACCTGGTCCTCGAATTCCCGGGCAACCGAATGACGGGCGAGGGCCTGCCCCTCCTCGTCGACCTCGTCGACCGCGGCATCGTCCGCATCCTCGACCTGGCCTTCGTCACCAAGGAGAGCGACGGGACGGTCCGGGCGGTCGAGCTCCGCGAAGCCGGGGACGAGGCGGAACTGACCGTGTTCGAGGGCGTGTCCAGTGGCCTGCTCGGACAGGACGACCTCGACGAGGCCGGGGCCGTGCTCGATCCGGGCAGCTCCGCCGCCGTCCTGGTGTACGAGAACACCTGGGCCGCGCCGCTCGCGAAGGCGCTGCGGCGCAGCGGAGCCCGGATGGTGGCCGGCGGCCGCATCCCGGTCCAGGCGCTGCTCGCCTCACTGGACGCCACCGAACCCGGCGGACCGGCCGCCGCCTGA
- a CDS encoding DUF7144 family membrane protein yields MATHVGTGTAHGARRTGAAGSGWLVFAAVLMIFGGFMAVFAGIAAIADDEVFVTTRDYVFAFDLTSWGWIHLILGAVIALAGFALFSGATWARVVGVVLAGLSMLANFLWLPYAPFWAVVLITVGAFVIWALCRAPSPT; encoded by the coding sequence ATGGCGACTCACGTCGGGACCGGGACGGCGCACGGAGCGAGACGGACGGGGGCCGCCGGCAGCGGTTGGCTCGTCTTCGCGGCGGTGCTGATGATCTTCGGCGGGTTCATGGCGGTCTTCGCGGGCATCGCGGCGATCGCCGACGACGAGGTGTTCGTCACCACCCGCGACTACGTCTTCGCGTTCGACCTCACCTCCTGGGGCTGGATCCATCTGATCCTGGGCGCGGTGATCGCCCTCGCCGGCTTCGCGCTCTTCTCCGGCGCCACCTGGGCACGGGTGGTGGGCGTGGTGCTCGCGGGCCTGTCGATGCTGGCGAACTTCCTGTGGCTGCCGTACGCGCCGTTCTGGGCGGTCGTGCTGATCACGGTCGGCGCGTTCGTCATCTGGGCGCTGTGCCGCGCCCCGAGCCCCACCTGA